One part of the uncultured Bacteroides sp. genome encodes these proteins:
- a CDS encoding YciI family protein produces MFILLLTYQKPLEEVDRHLAAHRVYLDRNYANGTFIASGRRNPRIGGVILCKASRKEEVEELIKEDPFYAYEVAKYEILEFEPTKFAEEFEKFI; encoded by the coding sequence ATGTTTATCTTACTATTAACTTACCAAAAGCCGCTCGAAGAAGTTGATCGTCACTTAGCTGCTCACAGAGTTTATCTAGACAGAAACTACGCAAATGGCACATTTATAGCTTCCGGCAGAAGAAATCCCAGAATAGGTGGCGTTATTTTATGCAAAGCTTCTCGAAAAGAAGAGGTAGAGGAATTAATTAAAGAAGATCCATTCTACGCTTACGAAGTGGCAAAATACGAGATTCTGGAATTCGAACCAACCAAATTTGCAGAAGAATTCGAGAAATTTATCTGA